Proteins from one Periplaneta americana isolate PAMFEO1 chromosome 6, P.americana_PAMFEO1_priV1, whole genome shotgun sequence genomic window:
- the LOC138702161 gene encoding uncharacterized protein, translated as SVTTAATTTTTTITTTTTTTTIGTATCTTSATTAATTTMTTTTTTTITTTTVGTATCTT; from the exons agtgttaccactgctgctactactactactactactattactactactactactactactactattggtactgctacttgtactactagtgctaccactgctgctactactacaatg actactactactactactactattactactactactgttggtactgctacttgtactact